The nucleotide sequence CAATTCATTGCTCTCAGAATATGCTGTGCTGGGTTTTGAATATGGCTACTCATTAAGCAGCCCAAATACCCTCACAATCTGGGAAGCGCAATTTGGCGATTTCTCCAATGGAGCTCAGGTAGCCATTGACCAATACATTGTGTCGGGCGAAAGCAAATGGCAGAAAATGACCGGCCTCACGCTGTTCCTCCCGCACGGCTACGAAGGCCAGGGCCCGGAACACAGCAATGCCAGGCTTGAGCGATTTCTGCAATTGGCTGCCGAGTACAATATGATCATTGCCAATTGTACCACACCGGCAAATTTTTTCCACCTGCTGAGGCGGCAACTGGCCTGGCCATTCCGTAAACCTCTTGTAGTGTTTACGCCCAAATCTCTGCTGCGCCACGAGCGGGTTGTCTCGCCAGTCAAGGATTTTACCCACGGTCGTTTCATGGAGGTTATTGATGATGCGGATGCCCCTAAAACTGCAAAGCGCGTGTTGCTCTGCTCTGGCAAAGTATATTATGATTTACTGGCAAGAAAGGAAGAGAAGAAAATTAAGAATATTGCCATTGTGAGGATTGAACAACCTTACCCCTGGCCGGAAACAGGACTGGAAAAGATCTATTCAAAATATTCAAAGGCGGAATTTGTCTGGGTACAGGAAGAACCCAAAAATCTGGGTCCATGGTATTTTATTAACAGCCTTGAACTGCCGGTGAAACTGAAATGTATTTCCAGAAAGAAAAGCGCCTCTCCGGCTACAGGCTATAATAAAGTTCACCAGCGCGAGCAGAATGAGATTGTTTCGCAGGCAATGACAATAGAATAAAGCCGGCAAGGATTCTTTCCACCGGCTAAGAACCATCTGTTCCGGTAGTTGTAATCATTTTTACTCTCAAATTAAATTCAAAAGGCAACATATTTAAAATGGCTGAAATAAAAATTCCTAACGTTGGTGAATCTATCACCGAAGTAACCATTTCAAAATGGCTGAAAGAAGACGGTGATTTTGTGGAAATGGACGAAGCGATAGCTGAAATAGAATCGGACAAAGCCTCATTCGAGGTGAATGCTGAAGTGGAAGGAATACTGAAGATCAAATCATCAGAAGGTGAGACTGTGAATATCGGGACCGTGATAGCCGATATTCAGCCGGGAGAAGGGGGCGCGGAGAAAGAAAAGCAGAAGAAGGACAAAAGCACCGCAGATAAAGAGGATACACCTGCCGCAGATAAAGCAGAGAAGAAAGAACAGCAAAAAGAAACACCTTACGCTTCAGGACATGCTTCTCCTGCCGCAGCTAAAATTTTGCGCGAAAAAGGAATTTCACCGGAAGATGTGAATGGCTCCGGCAAAGATGGCCGCATCACTAAAGAGGACGCGGAAAATGCTGAAGCCAAAAAAGAAAAGAGCGATCAAAAAGCTGAAAAACCGGACTCAGCAACAGAAAAAGCTCCGGACAGCAAAAAAGAATCGAAACCTGCAAAAGCGGAGAAAAGCCGGCCCGAAGAACGCAATACCCATCGGGAGAAACTCTCCACTTTGCGAAAAACCATTGCCAAGCGGCTGGTAGAGGCAAAAAACCAAACCGCGATGCTCACCACTTTTAATGAAGTGGACATGGGCAACATAATGGAACTCCGTAAAAAGTTCAAGGACAAATTCAAGGAAAAACATGAGGTGGGGCTCGGCTTCATGAGTTTTTTCGCCAAAGCCGTTTGCCTGGCCATAGAAGAATTTCCGAAGGTGAATGCCTCACTTGATGGCGAAGAACTGGAATACCACGACTATGTGGATATGGGAATCGCTGTCTCAACTGAACGGGGCCTGGTGGTGCCCGTTGTACGCAATACTGAAAGCATGAGTATGGCAGAGATTGAGCAACAGATCATTGACAAGGCGGTGCGAGCCCGCGACAATAAACTTGGTATTGATGAAATGCAGGGCGGCACTTTTACCATCACCAATGGAGGGATTTTCGGATCAATGCTCTCCACTCCCATCCTCAACCCGCCTCAAAGCGCCATTCTTGGAATGCACAATATCGTTGAGCGGGCGGTGGTAATAAATGGCGAAATAAAGATCCGCCCCGTGATGTTCGTGGCCCTGAGCTACGACCACCGGGTGATTGATGGCCGCGAATCCGTCAGCTTCCTTTTGCGCGTAAAAGAATACCTTGAAGACCCCGCAAGGATGCTGATTGGCATTTAAAATCCATATTTAAGGAATAGTATTTTTCCTACATTTTTAGAAATTCGGGGAATTCTGATTCTAAAAATTTTTACATTTGTCCTCTTGTCAGAGGTTCTCCCGAAAATGGAGATGAAAAGGGAATCCCGTGAAAATCGGGAACAGTTCCCGCTGCTGTAAGCCCATTAATATTGCTGCTCCTTTTATGTCACTGTCCTGGCCTTAGCCGGATGGGAAGACAGGCAGCAATGGGTAAGTCAGAAGACCTGCCTCTCACAACATTCGAAGCTTTCGGGATAAAAGCGAAGAAATGAACTCCAGCCTGCGCTGCTCCATTCATTTCCGCATTATTCCGTGTTTCGGTTTTAATTTTAAATTAAAAACCATGCGCGGTTACTGTATTCTTTTCATCCTTATGTGCTTTGCTGCTTCCTGTGTGGCGCAGCACCTGCCGGACACCGTAAAGCTGAAAGAAGCCGTAATCGTGGAACCCCGTGCTCAGAGCTTTATAATCGGCAGAAGCTCACAAACCATTGACAGCAACTGGATAAAACTGAACCGGCAAAACTCGCTTGCAGAAATGCTGGATGGCAGCAGCCATTTATTCCTGAAAACATACAGCCCCGGAGGATTGGTAAATACCTCGCTCCGCGGAATGGCCGCAAATCATACTGCTATACTTTGGAACGGGTTCAACCTACAAAGTCCGCTAAACGGGCAGCTTGAACTCAGCCTGATCCCGGCTTTTTTCATTGATAACCTGGAAATTCAGCAGGGTGGTGCAGGGGCCATGTGGGGTAGCGGTGCCATTGGCGGAAGCATCCTGATGGCCAGCGAAAGCAAGTTCAATAAAGGCCTGACCATATCCCTCAATAGCGGTACGGGTAGTTTTGGAAAAATGCAGCAGGGCGCAAAAATCAGCTTCAGTAATAAGCGCTGGAGCACTACCACCCGTATCTTCAGGCATTCATCTGATAATGATTATCGTTACCGTAATTCCACAATTGCCGGCAACCCGGTGGAACGCCAGGAAAATGCGGCCATCAGGCAGTATGGGCTGCTCCAGCAAAGCAGCATGAGGTTAGGCTCCAGGCAGGCCCTGTCATTCTTTGGATGGTGGCAATTCAACGACCGGCAAATTCCGCCCACGCTCACCACAGCATTCAGCACTGCCCGCCAGCAGGACGAATCGCTGCGCACGGGTTTGCAATGGCAGCGAAAGGGAAAGGCTGCTGACCTGAGCATCCGGACGGCATGGCTCCATGATTGGCTGCAATATGCTGACAGCTCCATTTCGCTTTCATCCGTTACCCGCTCGCATTCCATCGTTTCAGAAGCTGAAGCTAAGCTCAGATTGCCGAAATTCTCCCGGCTTAACCTGGGCCTTAACAACACCTACACCACCGCCTCCAGCCTGAAAATTAAGAATGCAGAACAAAAAAGAAATACCACCGCACTGTTTGCTTCCTATTCTAAATCCAATAAAAAAAGCACCGCAACAGGATCGGTGAGTCTCCGCCAGGAATTGATCGAAAATGAATTCGCGCCTATGATCCCGGCAGTGGGCTTTGAGTTTCACGTTCTCAAAAGAAAAATAGTGCTTAGAGGAAATGGCAGCAGAATTTACCGGCTGCCTACTTTTAATGATCTCTACTGGCAGGAAAGCCAGGCGCATGGAAACCCGGATTTAAAGCCAGAACGAGGCTGGAGCAGCGAAACAGGTTTTGACATTAAAAACGAAACGAAACTATGGCAATACGGGCTGGGGGTTACGGCTTTTGCCATCTCTACCCGGGACCTCATACAATGGTATCCGCTGGGAAATATTTGGCAGCCCGTGAACCGGAACCGTGTCTTTTCCCGTGGGATTGAAAATGAGGCCCATCTGCAGCGGAAATGGGACTCCTGGCAATTCAGGATTACAGCCAGTTACAGCGGCACCCGCTCCACCCTGGCTGAAGCAGCCAACGAGCAGAACAGAGGAAACCAACTAATTTATACCCCCATCCACCAGGCCACTGCCACCGCCAGGATTGCCTGGAAAGAACTGGAGTTCCGATACCGGCACCATCACGTGGGTTCCCGCTTCACTTTGCAGGATAATTCAGCTTGGCTGCCGGCTTTCCAAACAGGAACACTGCTCATTCAGTATGCGGCCCGGTTTCCTTCATCGCAGGCCACATTTCATATCAGGATCAACAATCTGTGGAATGCAGACTATCAAGTTGTGGAATTCCGGCCGGTACCGCTTATTAATTATGAAGCAGGCATTTCTCTTAAATTGAATAACAGATCATGAAAACCATTCTTTTATACTTCTTAATATTTCTGGCTCTTGCCTCATGCAAGGAGAAAGATGATATGACGCCTGCGGTGGAACAGGCGGAGTTTCCGCAGGGAATATTTGTGGTCAATGAAGGTCTTTTCCAAAGCGGAACCGGCTCCATCACCTATTTTAATACAGAGCGAGGTGAAACCTGGGTAAACGTTTTCAGCGAAGTAAATCAAAGGCCGCTTGGCAATGTGGTACAGAGCATGGCCATTCATCACAACAAGGCTTATATTGTCGTGAACAATGCAGGCAAAGCAGAAGTGGTAAATCTGGAGGATTTCAAATCGGAAGGGGCAATTGATGGACTGGTGCTGCCACGCGTTTTCCTCGGCATTAGCAATGACAAAGGCTACATAAGCCAGTGGGGAGCAGGCGGCATGAATGGCAGCGTGCAGGTGGTAAATCTGGAAACAATGCAGGTGGAAAAATCCGTTTCAGCCGGTTCGGGTACAGACTATTTAATGATGCACAACAACCACGTCCTGGCGCTGAATGGAGGCGGCTTCGGCAATGACAGCACCATGACTGTGATTGACCCGGAAACTGATGCCGTGCTGCAAACCATACAACTCCAGCCAAATCCGCGAAGTGCAGTAACTGACAATGATGGAAAGTTGTGGATACTGTGCGGTGGACGCTATGATTTTATGGATCCTGATAAGGATAGTCCCGGCCATCTGCTGCGGTTGCATCCTCAGACGTATGTCATTGAACTTGATCTCGAATTTCCTTCTCAAAAAATTCATCCTGACAAACTGGTGATGAATAAAGCGGGAGATGAGATGTATTTTCTTTACGGCAGTGGAATTTACAGCCATCCGGTTTCCGGAACGAACCTGGATCTTCAGCCGTTAGTGAACCGTACTTTTTACAGCCTGGGATACGACCGGGTATCAGAAACAATTACGGCTGCCGATGCCGGAGACTTTATTTCTAAAGGATGGGTAATTCGCTATCTGGAAACCGGTAGCGTACTGGATTCTTTTAAAGCAGGCGTTATTCCAGTCAACTTTGTATTTAATTATTAAAATGAAAAACTAAACAGATGAATACTTTAAACATTGGAACAGAAAAAATTACAACGATGAAAAAAACAGCGCTCTTATTTCTTTCCGCCCTCATGTTAGGAGCAATACAGGTGGATGCTCAAAACCCTGTCCTTAACCAGGTTTTAATTGGAAACGGGGGAAACTTTGGCGCCCCTGGCAACCAGGTGGAATTTGGCCGCTATAATCCTGCTGACCAAAGTTATTTCACCTTTGCTGCCGTCCCCGGGAGCTACACCAATTTCGCGTATGTTGACAGCCAGGAAGTATATATGAATGCCGATTCCTTCGTATTCCGCTATGAACTGGACCATTATCAGCAACTTGGCGTATTCCAAAGTGTGGGCGTGGTGGATATGGCGCGTTATGAAGATTATCTGATCGTTCTCAAGGGTTTTGGAGCGCAGGGCGATTATGTTGATATTCTGGATACCGGCACTTTTGTACCAGCCGGGTCAATTCCACAGATCACCAATGAAGCCCGCGATATTGCCATTGTGGGAGACACCGCTTATATAACCCATAATCTTCCCGGAACAATTGATCAGTTTCCGCCTTTCCAAATATTCGCTGACAGCATCGGATATATAGCGATCATTGACTTGCCGAACCGCAAGTTCGTGCGCAATATTTCTCTTGGACAAAACGGAGCAGGAGCCGGACAAATTTTCATTCAAAATAACACGCTCTTCACCGTTAATAATGAAGCCGGAAGCATAGGCCGTTACCTCCTCGGGACTAACGTGTCCACAACCACTAACCTGCCTGTCGCTGATAAGGGTGCCGGTATAAAAGACGGGTTGCTGTATGCAAATTTCGGCCAGGGTATTGGAAGTTTTGACATCTCCACACTGGCAATTATTGATACAAATATTGTGGAGAGGCCCGGCATTGAAGCCATGACTATGGATACTCTGGCCAATGAATTTTACGCTACCTATACCGATTTCTTCAGCTATGGAAGTTTAGGACGATACGACATCAACGGCAACCTGATTGATTCATTGGAAATTGGCGTATCTCCACAAGCCATTGCAACCGAATACCGAACTAAGCCAATAGCCGAATTTATGGCCAGCGAAACCGCTCCGCTTGTTTATGACACCGTAATGTTTATTGATCTTTCTATTCATGACCCGGTGCATTACCAATGGAGCATAACTCCTTCTTCGTTTGTATATGTTAAGAGTACAGGGCAGAATTCACAAAATCCTTTTATAGTTTTTACTGATACAGGAAAATTTACCATCCAGTTAATTGTATCATCTGCCGGTGCCGCTGACACTTTGGAGCGGGAACAGTACATCCGGGTGGTGGCGGAACCGCTGAACCTCAACTTCAGCGCTACAGACAGGAACCCTGATACGAGCGATACCGTAACCTTTACACCTACTTATACTTTTGCGCCCGATTCCTTCCGATGGATCATCACCCCAGCCGCCTTTCAGTACGTTAACGGAACCGACAGCCTGTCTGAAATCATTGATGTGGTTTTTGATAAAGGTGGATTTTTCACGGTTACGCTTGTTGCATACTCCCCTTTTGATAAGGACAGCATTGAGAAATTCCGCTATATTGAGGTTGAAGGGCCAACCGGAGTGGCAGGATATTCGGATTTTGATTTTAATATTTACCCCAATCCAACTTCTAATATCCTGAATATTGAAATTTCAGGAAAGATTCCTTCTGAGGTAAACGTAACCTTGTATGCCGCTGATGGAAGGAATTTATTGGATCATCAGTTTGCAGGAACAGAGGCCCGACTGGATATTTCCCATTTGAAAAAAGGGGTTTATTTTTTAGAAATAAATTCTGAAACCGAAAGAACTATTAAAAAAGTCATTAAGTTTTAAATTTAATGGTAAACCCGGCAGAATCTCATTACTAGTATCTCCGTGTCCAGATAATCTTCAAAATGAAATACATTTCCCTGTTATTGTTTTCATTATTTTTTTTATCTCAATTTTCATTGTTTGGGAATAATATTCAGATAAAAGATTTATCTGTTTCAGAAAATGCGAAACTGCATTGCTCATTGAAATGGGACAATAGCTGGAACCTGGATGCTACCGCCCCGAATAACCATGATGCCGTTTGGGTTTTTGCCAAATTCCGGAAAGATGCTGGCATCTGGCAACATCTCTATCTCAGCAACGACACAGGATTTGCTGCATCAGATGCAGATATGATGGTGGTGCCGGTGCAGGATGGAATGGGCGCATTCGTCAGGCGGCAGAATGCAGGGGCCGGAAACCTGGAATGGCTGGAACTAACGCTGCAACTTCAGGAGGAGCTTCCGTCTGGAAGCTACGAAATCCGCCTGTTTGCGATAGAAATGGTGTACGTTCCGCAAGGCAGCTTTTGGCTCGGAGACGGGCAAAGCTTCAACCGCTTCCGGGCGGGCGCAGATTCCGGTGCTTTTGAGGTCACTTCGGCAGGAGCAATCTCCGTGGGCAACAGTTCCGGCAAGCTCTCTCATTCAGGTAAATATCCCATATCGGGAGACATTCCTGCTGCCTATCCAAATGGTTTTGATGGCTTTTACTGCATGAAATACGAACTGTCTCAGGAGCAATATGCAGACTTCCTGAATACGCTTACTTATACACAACAGGAGATGCGGACTTCCATTTCACCAGATGCTGCGGAAGGGACGCTGGCCCTGGCGCATCCTTCTGCTCCGGGCCGCAACGGGGTCGTCATAAAACTTTCCGGTACAGCTCCCGGCAAACCTGCCGTGTATACCTGCAATGCCACTCCTGCCCTGCCTTTTGCAGCCACTGATGACGGGCAAAACCGCGCTTGCAATTTCCTGAGTTGGGCTGACCTCTGCGCTTACCTTGACTGGAGCGGTTTGCGGCCCATGACCGAACCCGAATTTGAGAAAGCCTGCCGGGGGCCGGAACTTCCCGTGCCGCTGGAATTTGCATGGGGCACGCCTTATGTGACCGATGGAAACACGATTGTGAATGACGGACTTCCCACTGAAACCGTAACAGAAAAAGGAGACGACACCACCGGCCTCGCCAGCCACGGATATGACGGACCGCAGGGAGCGCTTCGATGTGGTTTTGCTGCACAGGGAAATAACGGCCGCAGCCAGACAGGAGCCTCCTTTTACGGCATTATGGAAATGAGCGGTAACCTCTGGGAAATCTGCGTAACGGTTAATGCTGAGGGCCTCACCTTTACAGGAATCCACGGAGATGGAAACCTGACACCTACAGGAGAAGCCGATGCCGCCCGCTGGATACCTGCAGGTGATGGAGCCGGCCACCGGGGAGGCGCATGGCTCAGTGGCATTAGCCCACAATTCCGCGACCTGGCCACTTCCGACCGCTTTTATGGCGGCCTCAAACCTGTCATTCGCAGAAGCACCGGTGGCGGACGCGGAGTAAGAACCTTCCAATATTAAAATAATGAATAGACTGCTGCTGCTTTTGCTTTTTAATACATGTACCATTTCCGTTCTGGCCCAGGCCCCTTATGCCGGAGGCGAGGGTGATGGTTATGCCTCTGCCAGTATGAGCGTGGTAATCTCCTCGGTAAATGAGCTTGAAAATGGCTTACCTGAAGTGCGCATTTTTCCAAACCCTGCACGAGGCTTCGAACATTTCAGTATTGAAATTAATACCCTAAATAACGAAGCTGTACTTTTGGAAATAATGAATTTAGCCGGACAAGCCGTGTGGCAAAAGCGAACGGATGTGCCTGTAATTAAAACTCAACTTCCTCCTGGTTTTTATTTTATCAGCATAAAAACAAAGGAAGGGGAAATCCAGAAGAAGCTGGTGGTAGTGGGGAGCTAGGCTACATTTCTGCTTAAACATCATACATTCCATAAATAAAGAAATACAGATTTCGGAACCACCGGAACTGCCAAAGAACAAACAAAACGATCGTTCTGCATTGACCCTTTCACCCTACCAAACCACAAGCTTTCCTATCACAATTTTCTTATTTTCAACCATAACATTATAAATATAGGTTCCGGCAGGAAGATCATTCCTGTAGAGAGTAATTCCGCTATGATCTGATTCATAAGTTACCGCCATTCGCTGTCCGGTAATCGCATAAAGTTGTAGTTCCGGTTTATTTTCCTTTAAAGGACTTTGAGTGCCAATAACCTCTATTCTGGTGAAGTCCGCAAAAGGATTTGGATAAACAGTAGACGACACAACTTCAGGGTTGTCCTGGGCGATTGATGTTTTCATTTGATTAAGTATGGCTATGTGATTCACCTGCAAATAATCATTCGACAAAGTAAACTTCCCTCCTACTACGATTTCACCTTCCAGACTTTGAATATCATTTATTGTAGCATTAAAATGTCCCTTAGGATAAATTGAGCCACTGAGCAAATCTAAACGTGCAAGATTTTTCCATAAATACATCTCTGTCCCAGTTTCAAATTCACCGCCTATTAAAAATTCTCCAGTAATTGTGACGTATTCGATATCATTAATAAAATTCATGTTGTATCCCCCTTGGTTAATTACTCTTATAACAGGCTGCCATTTGCCATTCAATAATCGGGAAACGGCAGCCACCGGATTTCCATTTTTATCATGGAAATTGCCTGCGGCATAGAGCGTTCCGTGCGCTTCGTATATTCGCTTTAATATCCTGATTGGAGCATCAACCCCGGAACTGAATCCAGTCCAGGCCGCCTGCTTTTGAAGACTCATGCAATCGGTACATCGCGCCAGGTATGATGCTTCGAGCGTATCGTCAATAACCATAAATTCACCTCCGGCAATGAGGTCTAAGGGAGTAGTTTCAATAGTGTATACCGGTTTATCCATCCTGGCTATTATCTCCCATCCGGTTCCATTGGCATTACCACGCGCTACATAATGTTGTTTTTCGCCATTTTCCAATGTCCAGCCGGATATCACCCAGCAACTTTGACTGGTAATAAAATTGTTGGTTTCTCCAGTCTGATTAGGAATCAAATCCAGCAACTCCCACTCATCGGTGTCCCGGGTCCAAATGGCAAGCTCATACGCAATGTCATTCTCAGAGAAATTTCCCACTGCATAAAGATGGCTCATAGAGCTATATAAACGTTTTACTTCTCCCGGTAAACCTGATCCCACCGGTTCAAAACTTTGCCGGTTCCATCGTACCACATTCGCACAGGCAATTCCACTTGCATCCGAGAAATTTCCACCTACTAAATATGACCCATCATACACATCATAAATTACCGAATTCACCGGCCCTTCAATCCCATCTAAAACAGGCAACCAAAGTTCTTTGGGATAATATGTAGGTTGTATCAACGCCAACTCATCCACCGTAAATCCATTTTCATCGGCCCAAAGCGATAACTGCGGAGCAAACCTGTTTAGATCATCTATAAATTCATAATTGTATTTTTTGCTAATCTCATTTGCAAAATTTTCATGTCCGGATTCAATTATCAGATAACCAACCGCACAGGCTGTACCGCTGAAATCAATGAAGTACGGCTGTCTCTGAGCATGAAGCGTGTTCTGCGGAAAATCACCACCGACTGCATATCGGTGGAGCACAGAAAGGTTTTCATTTCGTTTTGCCTGTTGCTCCGGACTCAAGTGCCAGGATTCAACAGCCCGCAAGCGCTTTTCTACCATCAGTAAATGAAATGTGATCCGTTCTTCATTTGACTGAAATGCGATCAGTTCGTTCATTTCTGAGCCATTCATGCAGCTTTTCCATTGATCATTGACACTACGCAGGTGCTCTATCAGGGGAGCTTTTACAGCGAAATGAAGGCTGAATGCTGAAGCCGGTATAACACAATAAAAAATGGTAAGTAGA is from Bacteroidia bacterium and encodes:
- a CDS encoding 2-oxoglutarate dehydrogenase E1 component; the encoded protein is NSLLSEYAVLGFEYGYSLSSPNTLTIWEAQFGDFSNGAQVAIDQYIVSGESKWQKMTGLTLFLPHGYEGQGPEHSNARLERFLQLAAEYNMIIANCTTPANFFHLLRRQLAWPFRKPLVVFTPKSLLRHERVVSPVKDFTHGRFMEVIDDADAPKTAKRVLLCSGKVYYDLLARKEEKKIKNIAIVRIEQPYPWPETGLEKIYSKYSKAEFVWVQEEPKNLGPWYFINSLELPVKLKCISRKKSASPATGYNKVHQREQNEIVSQAMTIE
- the odhB gene encoding 2-oxoglutarate dehydrogenase complex dihydrolipoyllysine-residue succinyltransferase — encoded protein: MAEIKIPNVGESITEVTISKWLKEDGDFVEMDEAIAEIESDKASFEVNAEVEGILKIKSSEGETVNIGTVIADIQPGEGGAEKEKQKKDKSTADKEDTPAADKAEKKEQQKETPYASGHASPAAAKILREKGISPEDVNGSGKDGRITKEDAENAEAKKEKSDQKAEKPDSATEKAPDSKKESKPAKAEKSRPEERNTHREKLSTLRKTIAKRLVEAKNQTAMLTTFNEVDMGNIMELRKKFKDKFKEKHEVGLGFMSFFAKAVCLAIEEFPKVNASLDGEELEYHDYVDMGIAVSTERGLVVPVVRNTESMSMAEIEQQIIDKAVRARDNKLGIDEMQGGTFTITNGGIFGSMLSTPILNPPQSAILGMHNIVERAVVINGEIKIRPVMFVALSYDHRVIDGRESVSFLLRVKEYLEDPARMLIGI
- a CDS encoding TonB-dependent receptor, with the protein product MRGYCILFILMCFAASCVAQHLPDTVKLKEAVIVEPRAQSFIIGRSSQTIDSNWIKLNRQNSLAEMLDGSSHLFLKTYSPGGLVNTSLRGMAANHTAILWNGFNLQSPLNGQLELSLIPAFFIDNLEIQQGGAGAMWGSGAIGGSILMASESKFNKGLTISLNSGTGSFGKMQQGAKISFSNKRWSTTTRIFRHSSDNDYRYRNSTIAGNPVERQENAAIRQYGLLQQSSMRLGSRQALSFFGWWQFNDRQIPPTLTTAFSTARQQDESLRTGLQWQRKGKAADLSIRTAWLHDWLQYADSSISLSSVTRSHSIVSEAEAKLRLPKFSRLNLGLNNTYTTASSLKIKNAEQKRNTTALFASYSKSNKKSTATGSVSLRQELIENEFAPMIPAVGFEFHVLKRKIVLRGNGSRIYRLPTFNDLYWQESQAHGNPDLKPERGWSSETGFDIKNETKLWQYGLGVTAFAISTRDLIQWYPLGNIWQPVNRNRVFSRGIENEAHLQRKWDSWQFRITASYSGTRSTLAEAANEQNRGNQLIYTPIHQATATARIAWKELEFRYRHHHVGSRFTLQDNSAWLPAFQTGTLLIQYAARFPSSQATFHIRINNLWNADYQVVEFRPVPLINYEAGISLKLNNRS
- a CDS encoding DUF5074 domain-containing protein; translation: MKTILLYFLIFLALASCKEKDDMTPAVEQAEFPQGIFVVNEGLFQSGTGSITYFNTERGETWVNVFSEVNQRPLGNVVQSMAIHHNKAYIVVNNAGKAEVVNLEDFKSEGAIDGLVLPRVFLGISNDKGYISQWGAGGMNGSVQVVNLETMQVEKSVSAGSGTDYLMMHNNHVLALNGGGFGNDSTMTVIDPETDAVLQTIQLQPNPRSAVTDNDGKLWILCGGRYDFMDPDKDSPGHLLRLHPQTYVIELDLEFPSQKIHPDKLVMNKAGDEMYFLYGSGIYSHPVSGTNLDLQPLVNRTFYSLGYDRVSETITAADAGDFISKGWVIRYLETGSVLDSFKAGVIPVNFVFNY
- a CDS encoding T9SS type A sorting domain-containing protein, encoding MKKTALLFLSALMLGAIQVDAQNPVLNQVLIGNGGNFGAPGNQVEFGRYNPADQSYFTFAAVPGSYTNFAYVDSQEVYMNADSFVFRYELDHYQQLGVFQSVGVVDMARYEDYLIVLKGFGAQGDYVDILDTGTFVPAGSIPQITNEARDIAIVGDTAYITHNLPGTIDQFPPFQIFADSIGYIAIIDLPNRKFVRNISLGQNGAGAGQIFIQNNTLFTVNNEAGSIGRYLLGTNVSTTTNLPVADKGAGIKDGLLYANFGQGIGSFDISTLAIIDTNIVERPGIEAMTMDTLANEFYATYTDFFSYGSLGRYDINGNLIDSLEIGVSPQAIATEYRTKPIAEFMASETAPLVYDTVMFIDLSIHDPVHYQWSITPSSFVYVKSTGQNSQNPFIVFTDTGKFTIQLIVSSAGAADTLEREQYIRVVAEPLNLNFSATDRNPDTSDTVTFTPTYTFAPDSFRWIITPAAFQYVNGTDSLSEIIDVVFDKGGFFTVTLVAYSPFDKDSIEKFRYIEVEGPTGVAGYSDFDFNIYPNPTSNILNIEISGKIPSEVNVTLYAADGRNLLDHQFAGTEARLDISHLKKGVYFLEINSETERTIKKVIKF
- a CDS encoding SUMF1/EgtB/PvdO family nonheme iron enzyme, whose product is MKWDNSWNLDATAPNNHDAVWVFAKFRKDAGIWQHLYLSNDTGFAASDADMMVVPVQDGMGAFVRRQNAGAGNLEWLELTLQLQEELPSGSYEIRLFAIEMVYVPQGSFWLGDGQSFNRFRAGADSGAFEVTSAGAISVGNSSGKLSHSGKYPISGDIPAAYPNGFDGFYCMKYELSQEQYADFLNTLTYTQQEMRTSISPDAAEGTLALAHPSAPGRNGVVIKLSGTAPGKPAVYTCNATPALPFAATDDGQNRACNFLSWADLCAYLDWSGLRPMTEPEFEKACRGPELPVPLEFAWGTPYVTDGNTIVNDGLPTETVTEKGDDTTGLASHGYDGPQGALRCGFAAQGNNGRSQTGASFYGIMEMSGNLWEICVTVNAEGLTFTGIHGDGNLTPTGEADAARWIPAGDGAGHRGGAWLSGISPQFRDLATSDRFYGGLKPVIRRSTGGGRGVRTFQY
- a CDS encoding T9SS type A sorting domain-containing protein, which produces MNRLLLLLLFNTCTISVLAQAPYAGGEGDGYASASMSVVISSVNELENGLPEVRIFPNPARGFEHFSIEINTLNNEAVLLEIMNLAGQAVWQKRTDVPVIKTQLPPGFYFISIKTKEGEIQKKLVVVGS
- a CDS encoding T9SS type A sorting domain-containing protein; protein product: MRFLILLTIFYCVIPASAFSLHFAVKAPLIEHLRSVNDQWKSCMNGSEMNELIAFQSNEERITFHLLMVEKRLRAVESWHLSPEQQAKRNENLSVLHRYAVGGDFPQNTLHAQRQPYFIDFSGTACAVGYLIIESGHENFANEISKKYNYEFIDDLNRFAPQLSLWADENGFTVDELALIQPTYYPKELWLPVLDGIEGPVNSVIYDVYDGSYLVGGNFSDASGIACANVVRWNRQSFEPVGSGLPGEVKRLYSSMSHLYAVGNFSENDIAYELAIWTRDTDEWELLDLIPNQTGETNNFITSQSCWVISGWTLENGEKQHYVARGNANGTGWEIIARMDKPVYTIETTPLDLIAGGEFMVIDDTLEASYLARCTDCMSLQKQAAWTGFSSGVDAPIRILKRIYEAHGTLYAAGNFHDKNGNPVAAVSRLLNGKWQPVIRVINQGGYNMNFINDIEYVTITGEFLIGGEFETGTEMYLWKNLARLDLLSGSIYPKGHFNATINDIQSLEGEIVVGGKFTLSNDYLQVNHIAILNQMKTSIAQDNPEVVSSTVYPNPFADFTRIEVIGTQSPLKENKPELQLYAITGQRMAVTYESDHSGITLYRNDLPAGTYIYNVMVENKKIVIGKLVVW